In Synechococcus sp. A18-25c, a single window of DNA contains:
- a CDS encoding type 1 glutamine amidotransferase, which yields MSPTLLVVQHVDHEGPDLIGRLATQQDLTIRILRPDLGDALPAPGDCPNCLALVLGGPMGVNDRHSPGLNWLQAELDWLTAWHQAEKPVIGICLGAQLLAVAAGGSVEPLHVGEPPQPLKEVGLGAIHWLIGADTEPLLENLGTSTTVLHWHGDRIHLPKQATLLGSSLHCAEQVFRVGRHALGLQCHLEVSTASLQQWIVQDEAYVVSAMGAEGPAQIMRMWHRVGDDLQTQGSRFFEAALRQLLPLTTGSSAGK from the coding sequence CTGATTTGATCGGCCGTTTGGCAACCCAACAAGACCTCACCATCCGAATCCTGCGTCCCGACCTGGGTGATGCGCTACCCGCTCCGGGCGACTGCCCTAACTGCCTGGCTTTGGTGCTGGGGGGACCGATGGGCGTGAACGATCGACACAGCCCAGGACTGAACTGGCTCCAAGCAGAACTCGATTGGCTAACTGCCTGGCACCAGGCTGAAAAGCCGGTCATCGGCATCTGCCTGGGGGCACAGCTTCTGGCTGTTGCCGCAGGCGGTTCAGTGGAACCACTGCATGTAGGGGAACCACCTCAGCCCCTAAAAGAAGTCGGGCTTGGGGCGATTCACTGGCTGATCGGAGCCGATACCGAACCGTTGCTGGAGAACCTGGGCACAAGCACCACGGTGCTGCATTGGCACGGCGACCGGATTCATCTCCCAAAGCAGGCGACGCTGCTGGGCTCCTCACTGCACTGTGCAGAACAGGTGTTTCGAGTCGGTCGCCACGCTCTTGGCCTGCAATGCCACCTCGAAGTGAGCACGGCATCACTCCAGCAATGGATCGTGCAAGACGAGGCCTATGTGGTGAGCGCCATGGGCGCGGAAGGCCCTGCGCAGATCATGCGGATGTGGCATCGCGTGGGAGACGACTTGCAAACCCAAGGCTCACGTTTCTTCGAAGCCGCCCTGCGGCAGTTGCTGCCGCTCACGACCGGAAGCAGCGCAGGCAAATAA
- a CDS encoding DUF4278 domain-containing protein, producing MTTLLYRGNTYSPNHGAAQKPVIQLTYRRNVYQSRQTTPQRVPVELIYRGVQYTR from the coding sequence ATGACCACACTCCTCTATCGCGGAAACACCTACAGCCCCAACCACGGCGCCGCACAAAAGCCCGTGATTCAGCTGACGTACCGCCGCAATGTGTACCAGTCCCGCCAGACCACTCCTCAAAGGGTCCCCGTGGAGTTGATTTATCGCGGCGTTCAGTACACACGCTGA
- a CDS encoding DUF1028 domain-containing protein has translation MTFSIVARDPSNGRFGVAVATCHLAVGSTVPHIRAGVGAVATQAHTNPYLGICGLERLEQSADADEVLSSLLADDPHRDQRQFHLIDSTGRTACWTGQSCGGWAGHRHHANLSVAGNYLASNAVLAAIEESFLCSDPTWKLGRRLMLALQAGEAAGGDQRSDTSTSAALQVSGEAAFPLLDLRVDFRDSAVEELMRVYERSQELWAQEWRDSFAELPRLNRLIAG, from the coding sequence ATGACCTTTTCGATCGTTGCGCGAGATCCAAGCAACGGCCGGTTTGGGGTCGCCGTGGCAACTTGCCATTTGGCGGTGGGATCCACCGTCCCTCACATTCGTGCGGGGGTTGGTGCTGTGGCTACGCAAGCACACACCAATCCTTATCTCGGCATCTGTGGGCTGGAACGGCTTGAACAAAGTGCGGATGCCGATGAGGTCTTGAGCAGCCTGCTCGCCGATGACCCTCACCGTGATCAACGCCAGTTTCATCTCATTGATTCCACTGGTCGTACAGCCTGTTGGACTGGCCAGTCTTGTGGAGGCTGGGCAGGCCACCGCCATCACGCGAATCTTTCAGTGGCGGGAAATTATTTGGCTAGTAATGCAGTACTTGCAGCAATCGAAGAATCTTTCCTCTGCAGCGACCCGACGTGGAAATTAGGCCGTCGATTGATGTTGGCTCTTCAGGCAGGTGAAGCAGCAGGCGGCGACCAACGCTCTGACACATCAACATCTGCTGCGCTTCAAGTGAGTGGGGAAGCCGCTTTTCCACTTTTGGATTTGCGCGTCGACTTTCGTGATTCTGCTGTTGAAGAGTTGATGCGTGTATATGAACGCAGTCAGGAGCTCTGGGCTCAAGAGTGGCGCGATTCGTTTGCCGAATTGCCACGCTTAAACCGTCTGATAGCGGGCTGA
- a CDS encoding Zn-dependent hydrolase, protein MPQLLSNRPQATPVEATVRKTAVTPNRARLIQSLDQMASIGLQADGSVCRRGFSATDVQGRDQLAAWMKASGLKVRVDTAGNLIGRLEGQDPTLPVLMTGSHLDTVPTGGRFDGVLGVLAGLEAARALMDAGLELRHSFEVVAFADEESTMVGCKGMAGTASAEPTAYATSNGEPIDVNLKRIGGHWPSLASARRADQAIAAFLELHVEQGAVLEHRGDAIGVVEGIVGQRRFSIQVEGQPNHAGTTPMTLRKDALAAASRVVLAVESIAQLHPGDPVATVGRLEVWPNAANVVPGSVSMTVDIRDLSPAVLDQLVSNLEMELERISTATGCPIRLEPQFQVEPTPADAMVMSTIASVATDLGLRWSGLPSRASHDAQEIGRRWPMGMIFVPSRDGLSHSAAEFTTDRQCVDGTAVLLETIQRLDSALT, encoded by the coding sequence TTGCCACAACTGCTTTCCAATCGTCCACAAGCCACTCCAGTGGAGGCAACGGTTCGGAAAACAGCGGTAACCCCCAACCGTGCTCGCCTCATTCAATCGCTTGATCAGATGGCCTCCATCGGTCTGCAGGCCGATGGCAGTGTGTGTCGGCGCGGCTTCAGTGCGACTGATGTGCAGGGTCGTGATCAGCTGGCGGCCTGGATGAAAGCGTCCGGCTTGAAAGTTCGTGTCGATACGGCTGGCAATCTGATTGGCCGCTTGGAAGGGCAGGATCCCACTTTGCCCGTGCTGATGACGGGCTCTCACTTAGATACGGTGCCAACCGGCGGCCGTTTTGATGGCGTTCTCGGCGTGTTGGCCGGCCTTGAGGCAGCTCGTGCTCTTATGGATGCAGGCCTTGAATTACGTCATTCCTTTGAAGTGGTGGCCTTCGCTGACGAAGAGTCAACGATGGTCGGTTGCAAGGGCATGGCTGGGACTGCCTCTGCTGAGCCAACGGCTTATGCCACCAGCAACGGTGAGCCGATTGACGTCAACCTGAAGCGCATCGGGGGGCACTGGCCGTCCTTGGCGTCTGCCCGTCGTGCTGATCAGGCGATTGCAGCATTTCTGGAATTGCACGTTGAGCAGGGTGCTGTGCTGGAGCATCGCGGTGATGCCATCGGTGTTGTTGAAGGCATCGTTGGCCAGCGTCGGTTTTCCATTCAGGTGGAGGGTCAGCCCAACCATGCCGGTACGACGCCGATGACGTTGCGCAAGGACGCGTTGGCTGCAGCCTCCAGAGTGGTGCTCGCGGTCGAGTCCATCGCCCAACTTCACCCAGGGGATCCTGTGGCGACGGTGGGTCGGCTGGAGGTTTGGCCCAATGCCGCCAACGTGGTGCCCGGCTCCGTTTCGATGACGGTGGATATTCGGGATCTTAGCCCCGCTGTCTTGGATCAATTGGTCTCCAACCTGGAGATGGAGCTCGAGCGGATTTCCACTGCGACGGGATGCCCCATTCGTTTGGAGCCTCAGTTTCAGGTGGAGCCGACCCCAGCTGATGCCATGGTGATGTCGACCATTGCGTCAGTGGCCACGGATCTCGGCCTCCGCTGGAGTGGGCTGCCGAGTCGTGCCAGTCACGATGCCCAAGAGATTGGCCGTCGCTGGCCGATGGGCATGATTTTTGTTCCCAGCCGCGATGGTCTCAGCCATTCAGCGGCCGAATTCACCACTGACCGCCAGTGTGTGGATGGCACTGCTGTTTTGCTGGAAACCATTCAGCGGCTTGACAGTGCCCTCACATGA
- the asnB gene encoding asparagine synthase (glutamine-hydrolyzing) codes for MCGIGGVFNADRDQTVDRQLLVNMAAIQAHRGPDGFGVECLDQAGVGFCHARLSIIDLNESRARQPFLTDDGEVLMAHNGEFYDFQRIRADLTAQGVRFSSKSDSEILLRLYQRQGLNATLPLLRGEFAFALFDREEDCLYLVRDRFGIKPQYWAMTSEGLVFGSELKVLFAHPAVERRFTSEGLFHQLMQTMVPGTTAFAGVHQVKPGHVLKVQRAQGQLEVSEWSYWDLNFPRKDERDQSLSEADHVAAVRAALLEAVELRMVADVPVGCYLSGGIDSCSILGLASAVSQSPVRAFTIGFDDARYDESPIAQEMAEATGAEQDVMRLSGRELYGFMERTLWHAERTIYNTLAVAKYLMSRHVNNVDYKVVMTGEGSDELFGGYPAFRRDMFLHGLDDLPEEERSSWESLLQQSNALVQGAMLAADQVDDPALEDVVGFTPSCLQPWLACAPLVPALLADSHRQAVEGYSPGQAIADQLDPDQLEGRHALDKAQYVWIKTMLEGQILTWGGDRVDMANSMEARPAFLDHHLAAAAVRVPPELRIKGKTEKYVLREAMAGLLPEVLYKREKFAFMAPPAHTEPEKWAQMKQLADDYLSDEAIDAAGLLSKDGVRALFDRHDHPQTTDSERVQMDAVINHLLGVQMLHRMFVAADVPALAREEAERLGWRVLMPV; via the coding sequence ATGTGCGGTATCGGAGGTGTGTTTAACGCTGATCGTGACCAGACGGTCGATCGGCAGTTGCTGGTCAATATGGCAGCGATCCAAGCCCATCGCGGGCCGGATGGCTTCGGGGTGGAGTGTCTCGATCAGGCAGGGGTTGGTTTCTGCCATGCCCGGCTGTCGATCATTGATCTCAATGAGTCAAGAGCGCGGCAGCCGTTTCTTACCGATGACGGTGAGGTGTTGATGGCCCACAACGGTGAGTTCTATGACTTTCAGCGCATTCGCGCCGATCTCACCGCTCAGGGAGTTCGTTTCAGCAGCAAGAGCGATTCCGAGATTCTGCTGCGGCTCTATCAGCGCCAGGGCTTGAACGCGACCTTGCCCTTGCTACGAGGGGAATTCGCTTTCGCTCTGTTTGATCGCGAGGAGGATTGCCTCTATCTAGTGCGGGATCGTTTTGGGATCAAACCCCAGTACTGGGCCATGACATCCGAGGGATTGGTGTTCGGGTCGGAGCTCAAGGTGTTGTTCGCCCATCCTGCGGTGGAGCGACGTTTCACCTCGGAAGGCTTGTTCCATCAGCTGATGCAAACGATGGTGCCGGGCACCACTGCCTTTGCAGGGGTTCACCAGGTGAAGCCTGGGCACGTGCTGAAGGTGCAGCGTGCCCAGGGTCAGCTCGAGGTGTCCGAGTGGTCGTATTGGGATCTGAACTTTCCGCGCAAGGATGAGCGCGATCAAAGCCTGAGCGAGGCTGATCATGTTGCGGCCGTGCGCGCAGCGCTGCTGGAGGCCGTCGAACTGCGCATGGTTGCTGATGTGCCGGTCGGTTGTTACCTCTCCGGCGGGATCGACAGTTGTTCGATTCTTGGTCTGGCTTCTGCAGTGAGTCAGTCCCCAGTGCGGGCCTTCACCATCGGCTTTGATGATGCCCGATATGACGAATCACCGATCGCTCAGGAAATGGCGGAAGCCACGGGAGCGGAGCAGGATGTGATGCGCCTGTCAGGACGTGAGCTCTATGGATTCATGGAGCGCACCCTTTGGCATGCGGAGCGCACGATTTACAACACCCTGGCGGTGGCCAAATATCTGATGAGTCGCCACGTCAACAACGTTGACTACAAGGTGGTGATGACGGGTGAAGGCTCCGACGAGTTGTTCGGTGGCTACCCCGCGTTCCGCCGCGACATGTTCCTGCACGGTCTTGATGATCTGCCGGAGGAGGAACGCAGCAGCTGGGAGTCGCTGTTGCAGCAGTCGAATGCTCTGGTTCAGGGGGCGATGTTGGCCGCCGATCAAGTGGATGATCCTGCTTTGGAGGATGTGGTGGGTTTCACACCGAGTTGCCTGCAACCCTGGCTTGCCTGTGCCCCTCTCGTGCCGGCATTGCTGGCGGACTCTCATCGCCAGGCGGTCGAGGGGTACTCGCCTGGCCAGGCGATCGCCGATCAGCTCGATCCCGATCAACTTGAGGGTCGCCATGCCTTGGACAAGGCCCAGTACGTCTGGATCAAAACCATGCTTGAGGGTCAGATCTTGACCTGGGGTGGTGATCGTGTCGATATGGCGAATTCGATGGAAGCCCGTCCGGCTTTTTTGGACCACCACCTCGCCGCCGCCGCGGTGCGGGTTCCGCCGGAATTGCGGATCAAAGGCAAAACGGAGAAATACGTGTTGCGGGAAGCGATGGCTGGGCTGCTACCCGAGGTGCTCTACAAGCGTGAGAAGTTTGCCTTCATGGCGCCCCCTGCCCACACGGAGCCGGAGAAGTGGGCGCAGATGAAACAGTTGGCGGATGACTATCTCAGTGATGAAGCGATTGATGCCGCTGGACTGTTGAGCAAAGACGGCGTACGGGCTCTCTTTGATCGCCATGACCACCCGCAGACCACGGATTCCGAGCGCGTTCAGATGGACGCTGTGATCAACCACCTGCTGGGAGTGCAGATGTTGCACCGCATGTTCGTGGCTGCTGATGTTCCCGCTTTGGCACGAGAGGAGGCGGAGCGGTTGGGATGGCGTGTCTTGATGCCCGTTTGA
- a CDS encoding aspartate carbamoyltransferase has translation MRFAPLGPDVYGRTHPQSLLTCIEEEAEPLLDLVDQHVVSIQSFRPQTLLQLFRLAAKYESNPERYITHNMPLQGKILINAFYEPSTRTRLSFDSAWHRLGGSSINITDRSTTGIAKGESLEDVAHMFNNYGDCVVLRDSDPGAVYAMSQTLRIPIINAGNGLDEHPTQAMADLFTIFKWRPSLAQPIVSADQRIRIGVIGVPSRMRTVRSLLRILAKFPQIVEEVVVIHHAEADPEDTLFDAGQCEELQEAGLNLRCSTDLLTELPHLDVTYINAIAWVGDSFEVHGSQFRLTKDLPYKDGSIVLHPLARGAELSTCVDETPHNWYFSQARGAVFLRMALLTCMVNRADRVMDVV, from the coding sequence ATGCGATTCGCGCCCCTTGGCCCAGACGTCTACGGCCGTACGCACCCCCAGTCGCTGCTGACCTGCATTGAGGAGGAGGCGGAACCCCTGCTCGACCTCGTGGATCAGCACGTGGTCTCGATCCAGTCGTTTCGTCCGCAAACGCTGCTGCAGTTGTTTCGATTGGCGGCGAAGTACGAGAGCAATCCCGAGCGCTACATCACGCACAACATGCCGCTGCAGGGCAAGATCTTGATCAACGCCTTCTATGAGCCCAGCACGCGCACTCGGTTGTCGTTCGACAGTGCTTGGCATCGGCTCGGTGGCAGCTCCATCAACATCACGGATCGCTCCACCACGGGGATTGCTAAAGGCGAATCGCTTGAGGATGTGGCGCACATGTTCAACAACTACGGCGACTGCGTGGTGTTGCGGGACAGCGATCCCGGAGCGGTTTACGCCATGTCGCAAACCCTGCGCATTCCAATCATCAATGCCGGGAATGGCCTGGATGAGCACCCGACGCAGGCGATGGCGGATCTCTTCACGATTTTCAAGTGGCGTCCGAGCCTGGCCCAGCCCATTGTTTCAGCGGACCAGAGAATCAGGATCGGCGTGATCGGTGTGCCGTCCAGGATGCGCACGGTGCGTTCGCTACTCAGGATTCTGGCCAAGTTCCCTCAGATCGTTGAGGAGGTCGTGGTGATTCATCACGCTGAGGCGGATCCTGAAGACACGTTGTTTGATGCCGGTCAGTGTGAGGAGCTCCAGGAGGCTGGTCTCAACTTGCGTTGCAGCACAGACTTACTCACGGAATTGCCACATTTGGATGTCACCTACATCAATGCCATCGCCTGGGTGGGCGACAGTTTTGAGGTGCATGGATCGCAGTTCCGGTTGACCAAGGATCTCCCCTACAAAGACGGCTCCATTGTTTTGCATCCGCTGGCTCGGGGAGCCGAACTGAGCACCTGCGTGGATGAGACACCTCACAACTGGTATTTCAGCCAGGCCCGAGGTGCGGTGTTTCTGCGTATGGCTCTCCTCACCTGCATGGTGAACCGGGCTGACCGGGTCATGGACGTCGTCTGA
- a CDS encoding sodium:solute symporter family protein has translation MAGTTPFLAPGIAWALVVLFSVLWVALGVAWGRRGKGDADDYMLAGRNIGLALSTATLMASWVTGNTTLLAPEFGYRTGLWGMFSYGLAGLGLILFAPLALRIKQLMPHGRTSGDFIRLRYGRLAWWVFMVITAIYTLGFLMTQAMGAGLLLQALSGFDYHVGMVVVIGVATLYTLYGGMRAVIGTDFIQSLLIMVLLAVVAVLAFRQSPMPEVHAALVNQHPDRLDLLLPAGLLLAWNSALFSMGEVFHNNIWWSRVFASRRSVVMTSFVLGGLAWMSVPLVTGSIGLVALARDLPLQQVNMVFPVMAADLLGAGGAALVFVVVFASLTSTLDSLLASTADLLAEDVYFRLLQPQASDAQLKQAARMMVVGLAVVTLALSWPQLDSLASVLLFTGSLVASTVWPVACGLYWRSASRGAAILAMLSGSLVGLAAYVLIEPYCAAVFSAAISALVMLVGSHLWPERFDFALLKEDP, from the coding sequence ATGGCTGGCACCACTCCGTTCTTGGCCCCTGGAATCGCCTGGGCTTTGGTGGTTCTGTTTTCTGTGCTCTGGGTCGCCCTGGGTGTGGCCTGGGGGCGACGTGGCAAGGGTGATGCTGACGATTACATGCTGGCCGGCCGCAACATCGGTCTGGCCTTGAGCACGGCCACGTTGATGGCCTCCTGGGTGACCGGCAACACCACCCTTCTGGCCCCGGAATTTGGCTACAGAACGGGCCTCTGGGGCATGTTCAGCTACGGCTTGGCCGGATTGGGATTGATTTTGTTTGCGCCATTGGCGCTGCGGATCAAGCAGCTCATGCCCCATGGCCGCACCAGTGGAGACTTCATTCGCTTGCGCTATGGCCGGTTGGCCTGGTGGGTGTTCATGGTGATCACGGCCATCTACACCCTGGGTTTTCTGATGACCCAGGCGATGGGTGCTGGTCTGTTGTTGCAGGCACTTTCAGGGTTTGACTACCACGTCGGCATGGTGGTTGTGATTGGCGTCGCGACCCTTTACACCCTCTATGGCGGCATGCGTGCGGTGATCGGCACGGACTTCATTCAGTCGTTGCTGATCATGGTGTTGTTGGCGGTGGTGGCTGTGCTGGCGTTTCGCCAGTCGCCGATGCCGGAGGTGCATGCAGCTCTGGTGAACCAGCACCCAGATCGTCTGGATCTGCTGCTGCCTGCGGGCCTGCTGCTCGCCTGGAATTCAGCTTTGTTCTCGATGGGGGAGGTGTTTCATAACAACATCTGGTGGTCTCGGGTGTTTGCCAGTCGCCGAAGCGTGGTGATGACGTCGTTCGTTCTGGGGGGCCTCGCCTGGATGAGCGTTCCCTTGGTGACCGGTTCCATTGGCCTTGTGGCCCTAGCCCGTGATCTGCCTCTGCAGCAGGTGAACATGGTGTTTCCTGTGATGGCCGCTGATCTTCTGGGTGCCGGTGGTGCAGCGCTGGTGTTTGTGGTCGTGTTTGCCTCGCTCACCTCCACCTTGGATTCGCTGCTCGCCTCCACAGCTGATCTTTTGGCAGAAGATGTCTATTTCCGCCTGCTGCAGCCCCAGGCCAGTGATGCACAGCTCAAACAAGCGGCACGGATGATGGTGGTGGGACTGGCTGTGGTGACCCTGGCCTTGTCTTGGCCTCAGCTCGATTCATTGGCCTCCGTGTTGTTGTTCACGGGGTCCTTGGTGGCGTCCACCGTCTGGCCTGTGGCCTGTGGTTTGTACTGGCGCTCTGCTAGCCGTGGCGCTGCCATCTTGGCGATGCTCAGCGGAAGCCTGGTGGGCCTGGCCGCTTATGTGTTGATTGAGCCCTACTGCGCTGCGGTGTTCTCAGCTGCCATTTCTGCTCTCGTGATGCTGGTGGGCAGCCACCTTTGGCCGGAACGGTTTGATTTCGCACTCTTGAAGGAGGACCCATGA
- a CDS encoding circularly permuted type 2 ATP-grasp protein: MFTDYKPSVGYDEYFCSITESPRDDLAPLLTSLGQMGLQELNRNHASASNLLRRLGATFRLNDSGLNGSERILPFDPLPRLISRGQWQRLEQGLLQRLEAIDCFLADIYGPQTILNDKVIPREDVESSSGWRPQMQGINLPLNRWCHISGLDLIRDGQGTWRVLEDNLRCPSGVAYFLENRRVMKRLFPSLFAGRTVQPIDDYPSHLLRTLQDLAPWSDAPRVVILTPGVFNSAYFEHSYLAQQMGIPLVEGRDLICVDGRTWMQSTNGRTPVDVIYRRIDDDFLDPTVFRSDSMLGVPGLIDVLRRGRVAIANAPGTGIADDKLIYAHVPTMIRYYLSEEPIIENVPTYLCARPDDRAYVLENLEQLVVKSVAEAGGYGMLIGPQASRTEIADFDSRIRANPRNFIAQPTLQLSTVPALSDGELYPCHVDLRPYVLRGKSSWVSPGGLTRVALKRGSLVVNSSQGGGCKDTWIVDEQQVSATQPMEAVPC, encoded by the coding sequence ATGTTCACCGACTACAAACCCTCAGTCGGCTACGACGAATATTTTTGCAGCATTACGGAATCGCCTAGGGACGACCTCGCCCCTCTGCTCACATCTCTTGGCCAGATGGGATTGCAGGAACTGAACCGCAACCATGCCTCTGCGAGCAATCTTCTGCGTCGACTGGGAGCCACCTTCCGGCTGAATGATTCCGGACTCAACGGCAGTGAACGCATCCTTCCCTTCGATCCACTGCCACGATTGATCAGCCGCGGCCAGTGGCAGCGCCTGGAGCAAGGGCTGCTGCAGCGGCTGGAAGCGATTGATTGCTTTCTGGCCGACATCTATGGCCCCCAGACCATCCTCAACGACAAGGTGATTCCCAGGGAAGACGTGGAAAGCTCCTCGGGATGGAGACCACAAATGCAAGGAATCAACCTGCCGCTGAATCGTTGGTGCCATATCTCCGGACTGGATTTAATCCGTGATGGGCAGGGCACCTGGCGCGTTTTGGAAGACAACCTGCGTTGTCCCTCCGGCGTGGCCTACTTCTTGGAGAACCGGCGGGTGATGAAACGGTTGTTCCCCAGTTTGTTTGCGGGACGCACCGTCCAACCGATCGATGATTATCCCTCCCATCTGCTGCGCACGCTGCAGGATCTGGCGCCATGGAGTGATGCACCACGGGTCGTGATCCTGACGCCAGGGGTGTTCAACAGCGCTTATTTCGAACACAGCTACTTGGCGCAACAGATGGGCATTCCCCTGGTGGAAGGCCGGGATCTGATCTGTGTGGACGGCCGCACCTGGATGCAAAGCACCAATGGACGCACTCCTGTGGATGTGATCTACCGGCGCATCGACGATGACTTCCTCGACCCGACCGTGTTTCGCAGCGACTCGATGCTCGGCGTTCCTGGCCTCATCGATGTGCTTCGTCGGGGACGCGTCGCCATTGCCAATGCTCCTGGAACCGGCATCGCGGACGACAAATTGATCTACGCCCACGTGCCGACGATGATCCGCTACTACCTCAGTGAAGAACCGATCATCGAGAACGTTCCCACCTACCTCTGTGCTCGGCCCGACGACCGCGCCTATGTGCTGGAGAACCTTGAACAGCTGGTGGTGAAGTCAGTTGCTGAAGCAGGAGGCTACGGAATGCTGATCGGACCTCAGGCCAGCCGCACGGAGATCGCCGACTTCGACTCCAGGATTCGTGCCAATCCGCGCAACTTCATCGCCCAGCCGACCCTTCAGCTTTCCACTGTTCCTGCCCTCAGTGACGGGGAGCTTTACCCCTGCCATGTGGACCTGAGGCCCTACGTACTCCGAGGCAAAAGCAGCTGGGTTAGCCCCGGCGGCCTGACCAGGGTCGCTCTCAAACGCGGCTCACTCGTGGTGAACTCCTCTCAAGGTGGGGGCTGCAAAGACACCTGGATTGTCGATGAACAACAGGTGAGCGCAACGCAACCGATGGAGGCCGTGCCGTGCTGA
- a CDS encoding alpha-E domain-containing protein yields the protein MLSRVADSLYWINRYLERAENISRFLEVSEAMALDCPPGSAEPWLPLVDATGDRHSFDQNYPAGQPRDVSRFLLLDRENPNSIVSCISMARENARQIRDVITTEMWEQINDLHWSLQDGEAIWQEPTQERLRIIRRECQIFYGITDTTLSRDLSWLFSQLGRLIERADKTSRILDVKYYLLLPAPEEVGGVLDELQWIALLRTAGAYQMYRQSMQQAINPVSVAGFLLLDPIFPRSVRYCLQGINDTLKQIQTQPVQAAPDDLDCLRGQLLARWSYVRIDSLIEGGLHEAIDGLQQDLNRLHNLIQSRYFTSTELHSTPTEVLCAPESFTA from the coding sequence GTGCTGAGCCGGGTCGCCGACTCCCTCTACTGGATCAACCGCTATCTCGAACGTGCCGAAAATATTTCCCGCTTCCTGGAGGTGAGTGAGGCGATGGCCTTGGATTGCCCGCCGGGGAGCGCTGAGCCCTGGCTACCACTCGTGGATGCGACTGGTGACCGCCACAGCTTCGATCAAAACTATCCGGCTGGACAACCGCGCGATGTGAGCCGCTTCCTGCTCTTGGATCGCGAGAACCCCAACAGCATCGTGAGCTGCATCAGCATGGCTCGCGAAAACGCTCGGCAGATCCGGGACGTGATCACAACAGAGATGTGGGAACAGATCAATGATCTGCACTGGAGCCTTCAAGACGGGGAAGCGATCTGGCAGGAACCCACACAGGAGCGACTGCGCATCATCCGACGTGAATGTCAAATCTTTTACGGCATTACTGACACCACACTCAGCCGTGATCTGAGCTGGCTGTTCAGCCAACTGGGCCGCCTGATCGAACGGGCGGACAAAACCTCACGAATCCTGGATGTGAAGTACTACCTGCTGCTTCCAGCACCGGAAGAGGTGGGCGGGGTGCTCGATGAACTGCAGTGGATCGCTTTGTTGCGAACAGCCGGTGCTTACCAGATGTATCGGCAGAGCATGCAGCAGGCCATCAATCCCGTCTCCGTTGCAGGATTTCTCTTGCTCGATCCCATCTTTCCACGCTCCGTGCGTTACTGCCTGCAGGGGATCAATGACACCCTGAAGCAGATCCAGACCCAGCCCGTTCAGGCAGCACCCGATGACCTCGACTGCCTGCGCGGTCAGCTACTGGCGCGATGGAGCTACGTGCGCATCGACAGCTTGATTGAGGGCGGTCTTCATGAAGCGATCGATGGACTGCAACAGGATCTCAATCGTTTGCACAATCTGATTCAGAGCCGCTATTTCACCAGCACTGAGCTGCATTCCACCCCAACCGAAGTTCTATGCGCGCCCGAATCCTTCACCGCCTGA
- a CDS encoding transglutaminase family protein, producing the protein MRARILHRLTYQYAAAVSLGEHRLCLKPRAQGFQTLIEHQLSVTPEPHQRRELLAASGDEIQRLIFLGCTDQLCFEACSLVETRPAPALETCFNGLEVPLPYPRGQLNVDLQGALESWLPNGQHEPSVIDLTQEALMGSNQHTLAFLKQLMALIQERVKYTQRHVGPAWPAGRTLRERIGSCRDLAMLMVACCRVVGLPARFVSGYQLLEPAPDQYDLHAWAEVYLPGAGWRGFDPSAGGEVTQRYVVLATSSKPELTAAVSGSFSGPPDTPSELSWSITVEENELSDCAPAVVHAA; encoded by the coding sequence ATGCGCGCCCGAATCCTTCACCGCCTGACCTATCAATACGCGGCAGCGGTGAGCCTTGGGGAACACCGCCTCTGCCTCAAACCACGGGCCCAGGGCTTTCAGACCCTGATCGAGCATCAGCTCAGCGTGACACCAGAGCCCCATCAACGGCGAGAACTGCTGGCCGCCAGTGGTGATGAAATTCAGCGACTGATCTTTCTCGGTTGCACCGATCAGCTCTGCTTTGAAGCTTGCAGCCTGGTGGAAACGCGCCCTGCACCAGCTCTGGAAACCTGCTTTAACGGGCTGGAAGTTCCCTTGCCTTACCCGCGCGGCCAACTGAACGTTGACCTTCAAGGAGCACTGGAAAGCTGGCTGCCGAATGGACAACACGAACCTTCGGTGATCGATCTCACCCAAGAAGCACTCATGGGGAGCAACCAACACACGCTGGCATTTCTCAAGCAGCTCATGGCCTTGATTCAGGAGCGGGTCAAATACACCCAACGCCATGTGGGGCCGGCCTGGCCAGCGGGCCGCACCCTGCGAGAACGGATCGGATCCTGCCGTGACCTGGCCATGCTGATGGTGGCTTGTTGTCGCGTGGTGGGCTTGCCGGCCCGATTCGTCAGCGGCTATCAGCTACTGGAACCAGCACCCGATCAGTACGACCTGCACGCCTGGGCCGAGGTCTACCTCCCTGGCGCCGGCTGGCGAGGCTTTGATCCCAGCGCGGGCGGAGAAGTGACACAGCGCTACGTGGTTCTGGCCACATCATCCAAACCCGAACTCACTGCAGCAGTGAGCGGCAGTTTCAGTGGCCCACCTGATACACCCAGTGAACTCAGTTGGTCGATCACTGTCGAAGAAAACGAGCTCAGCGATTGTGCACCGGCCGTCGTTCATGCCGCTTGA